A single region of the Ascaphus truei isolate aAscTru1 chromosome 6, aAscTru1.hap1, whole genome shotgun sequence genome encodes:
- the RASIP1 gene encoding ras-interacting protein 1 isoform X1, with product MFHEEKKEGSPRFGKLHFPVGLWINSPKKHFAKLGRRWPSVGSIKSTSSDTASRNNEIVELRQPTKNKNNRHKRLSNIFHRSTNSVISGVGVGVGSGAGRWASEKRLSEIIDTVPEDLVELSSQKNLPGILKIFGDDISSGTNYKSVLATPRSTAHELVREALERYAVANSDTEAFVLCDVVGRFAGHEGEWKMEYLRIVGDHERPLVLQEMWKPKAGFSRRFEIRRKQEVEKMSTAEDNVTAGGQGINAQARRLQKSRSRAASGGNTPMRDREDSISLRRSISDINLNTKKRRDRKSIKSMVASDTDTGQDEPDGNAELHNSTEARIDDSADQVDASDFERLSQCLIQPPAEHPYFLLLQGYSNDQDFVIYVMTRKKHLFGRAEKSSRDKGPYVDTFLSAPDILPRHCCVWRLDSLGQKGIVRVRPYRGALITHNGGVLQREAELSTGDLLGLGEHFLFMYKDPRVAQSRPVWLPQSWSSPGLSGAFSCQMCGRSLQERQEAFQAYIESRDLVLQYRSQEEDAVLKEIIEKTGIPSSDFKLSPAYLFSLCIEHSTRALEPGHFPKLVMKIASLIKEVVWEKIKEIGDKQPENQQDKTSLYTRGIEEVATDLRPLMLWMANSMELLNFVQRKILDLEKEWESEGTSHDALLSSDLEACEESMALLDEVIMYTFQQCVYYLTKTLYAALPALLDSNPFTDPSNLIDVAQLSSMPEGTRGTLAIYQATLDLTRECELHPDLVSQTFGYLFFFSNASLFNTLMEKGNGEPFYQWSKAVQIRTNLDLVLDWLQGIGLGDIASEFFRKLSTTVNLLCIPKTGLLKLSWSSLRNDYAVISPAQLSHLLKNYHLGVGRVHPAAWDPPEEENDEITNTDIFESFTDHPPLILPCDNFHLHLSKTIANDALHRQLCQLRNFVWELEQQSLPANQRTSYSMESSE from the exons ATGTTTCACGAAGAAAAAAAGGAAGGAAGTCCCAGATTCGGGAAGCTTCATTTTCCTGTGGGCCTCTGGATTAATTCTCCCAAGAAGCACTTTGCCAAGTTGGGCAGACGTTGGCCCAGTGTTGGCTCCATCAA GTCCACCTCCTCTGATACAGCCAGCCGCAACAATGAGATTGTGGAGCTGCGTCAgccaacaaaaaataaaaacaatcgtCACAAACGCTTGTCCAACATCTTCCACCGCAGCACGAACAGTGTTATAAGCGGTGTTGGTGTTGGTGTGGGCAGTGGAGCAGGGCGTTGGGCCAGTGAGAAGAGGTTGTCGGAGATCATTGACACTGTGCCAGAGGATCTGGTGGAGCTCTCCAGCCAAAAGAATTTACCTGGCATCCTCAAGATATTTGGAGATGACATTTCATCTGGCACCAACTACAAGAGTGTATTGGCCACTCCACGCTCCACTGCACATGAACTGGTAAGGGAGGCATTGGAAAGGTATGCAGTGGCTAATTCGGACACGGAAGCCTTTGTCCTGTGCGATGTGGTGGGGCGCTTCGCGGGGCATGAAGGGGAATGGAAGATGGAGTACCTGCGCATCGTTGGTGACCATGAGCGGCCCCTGGTTTTGCAAGAGATGTGGAAGCCTAAAGCTGGTTTCTCCCGTCGATTTGAGATCCGGCGCAAGCAAGAGGTGGAGAAGATGTCAACAGCTGAGGATAACGTGACTGCAGGTGGGCAGG GTATCAATGCTCAGGCGCGTAGATTACAGAAGAGTCGATCACGGGCTGCCTCTGGGGGGAACACtccaatgagagacagagaagatAGCATCTCCCTTCGCCGTAGCATCAGTGATATCAATTTGAACACCAAGAAGCGTAGAGACCGGAAAAGCATAAAGAGCATGGTAGCCAGTGATACAGACACCGGGCAAGATGAACCGGATGGCAATGCAGAGCTGCACAACTCCACAGAAGCCCGTATAGATGATTCGGCTGATCAGGTTGACGCCTCAGACTTTGAACGTCTTTCTCAGTGCTTGATTCAGCCCCCAGCAGAGCACCCGTACTTTCTCCTTCTTCAAGGCTATAGCAATGACCAG GACTTTGTTATATATGTGATGACCAGAAAAAAACATCTCTTTGGAAGAGCAGAAAAATCTTCCAGGGATAAAGGACCTTATGTTGACACTTTCCTCTCTGCACCAGATATCCTTCCCCGTCACTGTTGTGTATGGCGCCTAGATTCCCTTGGTCAGAAGGGTATAGTTCGTGTACGACCCTATAGGGGGGCTCTAATTACCCACAACGGAGGGGTTCTCCAAAGAGAAGCTGAACTTAGCACAGGGGATCTGTTGGGACTCGGTGAGCATTTTCTGTTCATGTACAAGGACCCTAGAGTGGCCCAGAGTCGGCCTGTCTGGCTTCCACAATCATGGTCCTCACCTGGATTGAGCGGGGCCTTTTCATGTCAAATGTGTGGGCGGTCACTACAGGAGAGGCAAGAGGCTTTTCAAGCATACATCGAGAGCCGAGATCTCGTACTTCAGTACCGCTCTCAAGAAGAGGATGCTGTGTTGAAAGAAATTATCGAGAAAACGGGTATCCCGAGCTCTGATTTTAAGTTGTCTCCTGCCTACCTCTTCAGCCTTTGTATTGAGCACTCAACTCGAGCCTTGGAGCCAGGGCACTTCCCAAAGCTAGTCATGAAGATTGCCAGCCTCATCAAGGAAGTTGTCTGG GAGAAGATTAAAGAGATTGGAGACAAGCAACCAGAAAA TCAACAAGATAAGACTTCGCTGTACACCAGGGGCATTGAAGAGGTGGCCACCGACCTTCGACCTCTGATGCTGTGGATGGCCAACTCTATGGAGCTTCTCAACTTCGTCCAAAGAAAAATCCTAGATTTGGAGAAGGAATGGGAATCAGAAG GAACCTCCCATGATGCTTTGCTTTCAAGTGACCTAGAGGCCTGTGAGGAGTCCATGGCTCTCCTTGATGAAGTCATCATGTATACTTTCCAGCAGTGTGTGTATTACCTAACCAAG ACATTGTATGCAGCTCTTCCAGCCTTGTTGGACAGCAACCCATTTACAGACCCCTCAAATCTAATTGATGTAGCGCAGTTGAGCAGCATGCCTGAGGGCACCCGTGGCACTCTTGCCATCTATCAGGCTACTCTGGATTTAACCCGGGAGTGTGAACTGCACCCTGACCTTGTGTCTCAGACATTTGGTTATCTCTTCTTTTTCTCCAACGCCTCCCTCTTCAACACTCTCATGGAGAAAG GAAACGGGGAACCATTTTACCAGTGGTCAAAAGCTGTTCAGATCCGTACAAACCTTGATCTGGTTCTGGACTGGCTGCAAGGGATAGGTCTTGGTGACATTGCATCCGAATTCTTCCGAAAACTGTCTACCACTGTAAATCTGCTGTGCATACCTAAAACAGGTCTCCTGAAG CTCTCCTGGAGTAGTCTTCGCAATGATTATGCCGTCATAAGTCCTGCTCAGCTCAGCCACTTGTTAAAGAACTATCATCTGGGAGTGGGTAGAGTTCATCCAGCTGCATGGGACCCCCCAGAGGAGGAGAACGATGAGATCACAAATA CAGACATCTTTGAGAGTTTCACTGATCACCCTCCGCTGATTCTGCCCTGCGACAACTTCCACCTGCACCTCTCCAAGACCATCGCCAATGATGCCTTACACCGCCAGTTGTGTCAACTCCGAAACTTTGTCTGGGAGCTTGAGCAGCAGTcactgccagccaatcagagaacTTCGTACAGTATGGAGAGCAGCGAGTAG
- the RASIP1 gene encoding ras-interacting protein 1 isoform X2 has translation MFHEEKKEGSPRFGKLHFPVGLWINSPKKHFAKLGRRWPSVGSIKSTSSDTASRNNEIVELRQPTKNKNNRHKRLSNIFHRSTNSVISGVGVGVGSGAGRWASEKRLSEIIDTVPEDLVELSSQKNLPGILKIFGDDISSGTNYKSVLATPRSTAHELVREALERYAVANSDTEAFVLCDVVGRFAGHEGEWKMEYLRIVGDHERPLVLQEMWKPKAGFSRRFEIRRKQEVEKMSTAEDNVTAGGQGINAQARRLQKSRSRAASGGNTPMRDREDSISLRRSISDINLNTKKRRDRKSIKSMVASDTDTGQDEPDGNAELHNSTEARIDDSADQVDASDFERLSQCLIQPPAEHPYFLLLQGYSNDQDFVIYVMTRKKHLFGRAEKSSRDKGPYVDTFLSAPDILPRHCCVWRLDSLGQKGIVRVRPYRGALITHNGGVLQREAELSTGDLLGLGEHFLFMYKDPRVAQSRPVWLPQSWSSPGLSGAFSCQMCGRSLQERQEAFQAYIESRDLVLQYRSQEEDAVLKEIIEKTGIPSSDFKLSPAYLFSLCIEHSTRALEPGHFPKLVMKIASLIKEVVWEKIKEIGDKQPENQQDKTSLYTRGIEEVATDLRPLMLWMANSMELLNFVQRKILDLEKEWESEGTSHDALLSSDLEACEESMALLDEVIMYTFQQCVYYLTKTLYAALPALLDSNPFTDPSNLIDVAQLSSMPEGTRGTLAIYQATLDLTRECELHPDLVSQTFGYLFFFSNASLFNTLMEKGNGEPFYQWSKAVQIRTNLDLVLDWLQGIGLGDIASEFFRKLSTTVNLLCIPKTGLLKLSWSSLRNDYAVISPAQLSHLLKNYHLGVGRVHPAAWDPPEEENDEITNNIFESFTDHPPLILPCDNFHLHLSKTIANDALHRQLCQLRNFVWELEQQSLPANQRTSYSMESSE, from the exons ATGTTTCACGAAGAAAAAAAGGAAGGAAGTCCCAGATTCGGGAAGCTTCATTTTCCTGTGGGCCTCTGGATTAATTCTCCCAAGAAGCACTTTGCCAAGTTGGGCAGACGTTGGCCCAGTGTTGGCTCCATCAA GTCCACCTCCTCTGATACAGCCAGCCGCAACAATGAGATTGTGGAGCTGCGTCAgccaacaaaaaataaaaacaatcgtCACAAACGCTTGTCCAACATCTTCCACCGCAGCACGAACAGTGTTATAAGCGGTGTTGGTGTTGGTGTGGGCAGTGGAGCAGGGCGTTGGGCCAGTGAGAAGAGGTTGTCGGAGATCATTGACACTGTGCCAGAGGATCTGGTGGAGCTCTCCAGCCAAAAGAATTTACCTGGCATCCTCAAGATATTTGGAGATGACATTTCATCTGGCACCAACTACAAGAGTGTATTGGCCACTCCACGCTCCACTGCACATGAACTGGTAAGGGAGGCATTGGAAAGGTATGCAGTGGCTAATTCGGACACGGAAGCCTTTGTCCTGTGCGATGTGGTGGGGCGCTTCGCGGGGCATGAAGGGGAATGGAAGATGGAGTACCTGCGCATCGTTGGTGACCATGAGCGGCCCCTGGTTTTGCAAGAGATGTGGAAGCCTAAAGCTGGTTTCTCCCGTCGATTTGAGATCCGGCGCAAGCAAGAGGTGGAGAAGATGTCAACAGCTGAGGATAACGTGACTGCAGGTGGGCAGG GTATCAATGCTCAGGCGCGTAGATTACAGAAGAGTCGATCACGGGCTGCCTCTGGGGGGAACACtccaatgagagacagagaagatAGCATCTCCCTTCGCCGTAGCATCAGTGATATCAATTTGAACACCAAGAAGCGTAGAGACCGGAAAAGCATAAAGAGCATGGTAGCCAGTGATACAGACACCGGGCAAGATGAACCGGATGGCAATGCAGAGCTGCACAACTCCACAGAAGCCCGTATAGATGATTCGGCTGATCAGGTTGACGCCTCAGACTTTGAACGTCTTTCTCAGTGCTTGATTCAGCCCCCAGCAGAGCACCCGTACTTTCTCCTTCTTCAAGGCTATAGCAATGACCAG GACTTTGTTATATATGTGATGACCAGAAAAAAACATCTCTTTGGAAGAGCAGAAAAATCTTCCAGGGATAAAGGACCTTATGTTGACACTTTCCTCTCTGCACCAGATATCCTTCCCCGTCACTGTTGTGTATGGCGCCTAGATTCCCTTGGTCAGAAGGGTATAGTTCGTGTACGACCCTATAGGGGGGCTCTAATTACCCACAACGGAGGGGTTCTCCAAAGAGAAGCTGAACTTAGCACAGGGGATCTGTTGGGACTCGGTGAGCATTTTCTGTTCATGTACAAGGACCCTAGAGTGGCCCAGAGTCGGCCTGTCTGGCTTCCACAATCATGGTCCTCACCTGGATTGAGCGGGGCCTTTTCATGTCAAATGTGTGGGCGGTCACTACAGGAGAGGCAAGAGGCTTTTCAAGCATACATCGAGAGCCGAGATCTCGTACTTCAGTACCGCTCTCAAGAAGAGGATGCTGTGTTGAAAGAAATTATCGAGAAAACGGGTATCCCGAGCTCTGATTTTAAGTTGTCTCCTGCCTACCTCTTCAGCCTTTGTATTGAGCACTCAACTCGAGCCTTGGAGCCAGGGCACTTCCCAAAGCTAGTCATGAAGATTGCCAGCCTCATCAAGGAAGTTGTCTGG GAGAAGATTAAAGAGATTGGAGACAAGCAACCAGAAAA TCAACAAGATAAGACTTCGCTGTACACCAGGGGCATTGAAGAGGTGGCCACCGACCTTCGACCTCTGATGCTGTGGATGGCCAACTCTATGGAGCTTCTCAACTTCGTCCAAAGAAAAATCCTAGATTTGGAGAAGGAATGGGAATCAGAAG GAACCTCCCATGATGCTTTGCTTTCAAGTGACCTAGAGGCCTGTGAGGAGTCCATGGCTCTCCTTGATGAAGTCATCATGTATACTTTCCAGCAGTGTGTGTATTACCTAACCAAG ACATTGTATGCAGCTCTTCCAGCCTTGTTGGACAGCAACCCATTTACAGACCCCTCAAATCTAATTGATGTAGCGCAGTTGAGCAGCATGCCTGAGGGCACCCGTGGCACTCTTGCCATCTATCAGGCTACTCTGGATTTAACCCGGGAGTGTGAACTGCACCCTGACCTTGTGTCTCAGACATTTGGTTATCTCTTCTTTTTCTCCAACGCCTCCCTCTTCAACACTCTCATGGAGAAAG GAAACGGGGAACCATTTTACCAGTGGTCAAAAGCTGTTCAGATCCGTACAAACCTTGATCTGGTTCTGGACTGGCTGCAAGGGATAGGTCTTGGTGACATTGCATCCGAATTCTTCCGAAAACTGTCTACCACTGTAAATCTGCTGTGCATACCTAAAACAGGTCTCCTGAAG CTCTCCTGGAGTAGTCTTCGCAATGATTATGCCGTCATAAGTCCTGCTCAGCTCAGCCACTTGTTAAAGAACTATCATCTGGGAGTGGGTAGAGTTCATCCAGCTGCATGGGACCCCCCAGAGGAGGAGAACGATGAGATCACAAATA ACATCTTTGAGAGTTTCACTGATCACCCTCCGCTGATTCTGCCCTGCGACAACTTCCACCTGCACCTCTCCAAGACCATCGCCAATGATGCCTTACACCGCCAGTTGTGTCAACTCCGAAACTTTGTCTGGGAGCTTGAGCAGCAGTcactgccagccaatcagagaacTTCGTACAGTATGGAGAGCAGCGAGTAG
- the RASIP1 gene encoding ras-interacting protein 1 isoform X3 has product MFHEEKKEGSPRFGKLHFPVGLWINSPKKHFAKLGRRWPSVGSIKSTSSDTASRNNEIVELRQPTKNKNNRHKRLSNIFHRSTNSVISGVGVGVGSGAGRWASEKRLSEIIDTVPEDLVELSSQKNLPGILKIFGDDISSGTNYKSVLATPRSTAHELVREALERYAVANSDTEAFVLCDVVGRFAGHEGEWKMEYLRIVGDHERPLVLQEMWKPKAGFSRRFEIRRKQEVEKMSTAEDNVTAGINAQARRLQKSRSRAASGGNTPMRDREDSISLRRSISDINLNTKKRRDRKSIKSMVASDTDTGQDEPDGNAELHNSTEARIDDSADQVDASDFERLSQCLIQPPAEHPYFLLLQGYSNDQDFVIYVMTRKKHLFGRAEKSSRDKGPYVDTFLSAPDILPRHCCVWRLDSLGQKGIVRVRPYRGALITHNGGVLQREAELSTGDLLGLGEHFLFMYKDPRVAQSRPVWLPQSWSSPGLSGAFSCQMCGRSLQERQEAFQAYIESRDLVLQYRSQEEDAVLKEIIEKTGIPSSDFKLSPAYLFSLCIEHSTRALEPGHFPKLVMKIASLIKEVVWEKIKEIGDKQPENQQDKTSLYTRGIEEVATDLRPLMLWMANSMELLNFVQRKILDLEKEWESEGTSHDALLSSDLEACEESMALLDEVIMYTFQQCVYYLTKTLYAALPALLDSNPFTDPSNLIDVAQLSSMPEGTRGTLAIYQATLDLTRECELHPDLVSQTFGYLFFFSNASLFNTLMEKGNGEPFYQWSKAVQIRTNLDLVLDWLQGIGLGDIASEFFRKLSTTVNLLCIPKTGLLKLSWSSLRNDYAVISPAQLSHLLKNYHLGVGRVHPAAWDPPEEENDEITNTDIFESFTDHPPLILPCDNFHLHLSKTIANDALHRQLCQLRNFVWELEQQSLPANQRTSYSMESSE; this is encoded by the exons ATGTTTCACGAAGAAAAAAAGGAAGGAAGTCCCAGATTCGGGAAGCTTCATTTTCCTGTGGGCCTCTGGATTAATTCTCCCAAGAAGCACTTTGCCAAGTTGGGCAGACGTTGGCCCAGTGTTGGCTCCATCAA GTCCACCTCCTCTGATACAGCCAGCCGCAACAATGAGATTGTGGAGCTGCGTCAgccaacaaaaaataaaaacaatcgtCACAAACGCTTGTCCAACATCTTCCACCGCAGCACGAACAGTGTTATAAGCGGTGTTGGTGTTGGTGTGGGCAGTGGAGCAGGGCGTTGGGCCAGTGAGAAGAGGTTGTCGGAGATCATTGACACTGTGCCAGAGGATCTGGTGGAGCTCTCCAGCCAAAAGAATTTACCTGGCATCCTCAAGATATTTGGAGATGACATTTCATCTGGCACCAACTACAAGAGTGTATTGGCCACTCCACGCTCCACTGCACATGAACTGGTAAGGGAGGCATTGGAAAGGTATGCAGTGGCTAATTCGGACACGGAAGCCTTTGTCCTGTGCGATGTGGTGGGGCGCTTCGCGGGGCATGAAGGGGAATGGAAGATGGAGTACCTGCGCATCGTTGGTGACCATGAGCGGCCCCTGGTTTTGCAAGAGATGTGGAAGCCTAAAGCTGGTTTCTCCCGTCGATTTGAGATCCGGCGCAAGCAAGAGGTGGAGAAGATGTCAACAGCTGAGGATAACGTGACTGCAG GTATCAATGCTCAGGCGCGTAGATTACAGAAGAGTCGATCACGGGCTGCCTCTGGGGGGAACACtccaatgagagacagagaagatAGCATCTCCCTTCGCCGTAGCATCAGTGATATCAATTTGAACACCAAGAAGCGTAGAGACCGGAAAAGCATAAAGAGCATGGTAGCCAGTGATACAGACACCGGGCAAGATGAACCGGATGGCAATGCAGAGCTGCACAACTCCACAGAAGCCCGTATAGATGATTCGGCTGATCAGGTTGACGCCTCAGACTTTGAACGTCTTTCTCAGTGCTTGATTCAGCCCCCAGCAGAGCACCCGTACTTTCTCCTTCTTCAAGGCTATAGCAATGACCAG GACTTTGTTATATATGTGATGACCAGAAAAAAACATCTCTTTGGAAGAGCAGAAAAATCTTCCAGGGATAAAGGACCTTATGTTGACACTTTCCTCTCTGCACCAGATATCCTTCCCCGTCACTGTTGTGTATGGCGCCTAGATTCCCTTGGTCAGAAGGGTATAGTTCGTGTACGACCCTATAGGGGGGCTCTAATTACCCACAACGGAGGGGTTCTCCAAAGAGAAGCTGAACTTAGCACAGGGGATCTGTTGGGACTCGGTGAGCATTTTCTGTTCATGTACAAGGACCCTAGAGTGGCCCAGAGTCGGCCTGTCTGGCTTCCACAATCATGGTCCTCACCTGGATTGAGCGGGGCCTTTTCATGTCAAATGTGTGGGCGGTCACTACAGGAGAGGCAAGAGGCTTTTCAAGCATACATCGAGAGCCGAGATCTCGTACTTCAGTACCGCTCTCAAGAAGAGGATGCTGTGTTGAAAGAAATTATCGAGAAAACGGGTATCCCGAGCTCTGATTTTAAGTTGTCTCCTGCCTACCTCTTCAGCCTTTGTATTGAGCACTCAACTCGAGCCTTGGAGCCAGGGCACTTCCCAAAGCTAGTCATGAAGATTGCCAGCCTCATCAAGGAAGTTGTCTGG GAGAAGATTAAAGAGATTGGAGACAAGCAACCAGAAAA TCAACAAGATAAGACTTCGCTGTACACCAGGGGCATTGAAGAGGTGGCCACCGACCTTCGACCTCTGATGCTGTGGATGGCCAACTCTATGGAGCTTCTCAACTTCGTCCAAAGAAAAATCCTAGATTTGGAGAAGGAATGGGAATCAGAAG GAACCTCCCATGATGCTTTGCTTTCAAGTGACCTAGAGGCCTGTGAGGAGTCCATGGCTCTCCTTGATGAAGTCATCATGTATACTTTCCAGCAGTGTGTGTATTACCTAACCAAG ACATTGTATGCAGCTCTTCCAGCCTTGTTGGACAGCAACCCATTTACAGACCCCTCAAATCTAATTGATGTAGCGCAGTTGAGCAGCATGCCTGAGGGCACCCGTGGCACTCTTGCCATCTATCAGGCTACTCTGGATTTAACCCGGGAGTGTGAACTGCACCCTGACCTTGTGTCTCAGACATTTGGTTATCTCTTCTTTTTCTCCAACGCCTCCCTCTTCAACACTCTCATGGAGAAAG GAAACGGGGAACCATTTTACCAGTGGTCAAAAGCTGTTCAGATCCGTACAAACCTTGATCTGGTTCTGGACTGGCTGCAAGGGATAGGTCTTGGTGACATTGCATCCGAATTCTTCCGAAAACTGTCTACCACTGTAAATCTGCTGTGCATACCTAAAACAGGTCTCCTGAAG CTCTCCTGGAGTAGTCTTCGCAATGATTATGCCGTCATAAGTCCTGCTCAGCTCAGCCACTTGTTAAAGAACTATCATCTGGGAGTGGGTAGAGTTCATCCAGCTGCATGGGACCCCCCAGAGGAGGAGAACGATGAGATCACAAATA CAGACATCTTTGAGAGTTTCACTGATCACCCTCCGCTGATTCTGCCCTGCGACAACTTCCACCTGCACCTCTCCAAGACCATCGCCAATGATGCCTTACACCGCCAGTTGTGTCAACTCCGAAACTTTGTCTGGGAGCTTGAGCAGCAGTcactgccagccaatcagagaacTTCGTACAGTATGGAGAGCAGCGAGTAG